CCACCGCGTCCCGCCACCAGGGCGCGGCTGCGGGCGCGACCCGGCGGCGGGTCTGAGTCCTCGCGACGGAGAGGCGGCGGGCCATGTCGCCACCATCGGCTGATCCCGGCCGGTCCCTGCGCAGCAGGTCACACGAAAGGGTGACGTCCGGTTGGCAGGAGCCGCCAACCGGCCAGCTCGGCTGTGACGGACGGGGCAGCTGCGCCCGGGGACCCGCCGCGGCCTAGCATCGGCGGCCGTGCGGCCCTTCCTCCTGCTGGCCTCCCGCGCCGAGGACGAGGCCGCGGACGACGAGTACGCCGCCTTCCTGCGGGCCACCGGGCTGGACGAGCCGCAGCTGCGGCGGGTCCGGCTGGAGGCCGGGCCGCTGCCGCCACTGGACCCGGGCGCCCACGCCGGGGTGTTCCTCGGGGGCGGGCCGTTCAACGCCAGCGACCCGGCCGAGGCCAAGTCCGCCGTCCAGCGCCGCGTCGAGGCGGAGCTGTCCGCGCTGCTGGACCAGGTCGTCGCCCGCGACCTGCCCTTCCTCGGCGCCTGCTACGGCATCGGCACGCTCGGCACCCACCAGGGCGGGGTGGTCGACCGCACGCACGGGGAGCCGATCTCCTGCGTGCCGGTCACCCTGACCGACGCCGGACGGGCCGACCCGCTGTTCGACGGCGTGCCGGAGGTGTTCGACGCGCTGGTCGGGCACAAGGAGGCCTGCCGGGTGCTGCCGGCGTCGGCGGTGCTGCTGGCCACCTCGCCGGGCTGCCCGGTGCAGGTGTTCCGGGTCGGCCGCAACGTGTACGCCACCCAGTTCCACCCCGAGCTCGACGTCGCGGGCGTCGTCACCCGGGTGCGGGTGTACCAGCACGCCGGCTACTTCCCGCCCGCGGAGATGGAGGACCTGATCACCCGGGTGAGCCGGGCCGTGGTCACCGAGCCGAGCCGGCTGCTGGCGAACTTCGTCGCCCGCTACGGCTGACGTCCTCGTCCTCCCGGACGACCCCGCGGCCACGTGCCCGGACCTCGGTGCCCCCACGCCGCGCGGGCCCAGGCGGAGGGCCCCCTGCACCGGGGCCGATCACCGCGTGGAGCCCCTCGGCCGCTCCTCGCGGAGGCCTCCGGTCCCACTCCTCGTGGCCACCACAGCCGCAGCCGGGCGCCCGGCGCCAGACGGTGGACAACCGCGCGGGGCACGGGGAAGCTCTGGGCGCCTCCGACGGTTCGCCGGGGAGCGTCCCGGGGCCAGGCCGCGGGCACGCACCGGACGGCCCACCGCCGTGGGTCGGCACACGCGCGAGCGCGGGGAGGGGCCATGGCCCGGTCGGCGGTCGGTCCGGACGGCGGGCTGCGGATGGGCACCCCCCAGGGCCGGTGGGTCCTGCTCGCCACGGTGCTCGGCTCCGGTCTGGCCATGCTGGACGCCACCGTGGTCAACGTGGCGCTCGAGCGGATCGGCACCGACCTGGACGCCGGCTTCTCCGGCCTGCAGTGGACCGTCAACGCCTACACCCTCACCCTCGCCTCGCTGATCCTGCTGGGCGGCTCGCTGGGCGACCGCCTGGGCCGGCGGCGGGTGTTCCTCGTCGGCACCGTGTGGTTCGCGGCGGCGTCCCTGCTGTGCGGCCTGGCGCCCGACGTCGAGACGCTGGTGGTCGCCCGCGCGCTGCAGGGCGTCGGCGGCGCGCTGCTCACCCCCGGCAGCCTGGCGATCATCTCCGCGTCCTTCCACGGGGCCGACCGGGCCGCGGCCGTCGGCGCGTGGTCCGGGCTCGGCGGGGTGGCCGGCGCGGTCGGGCCGTTCGTCGGCGGCTGGCTGGTGGGCATCGACTGGCGGCTGGTCTTCCTGGTCAACCTGCCGCTGGCCGCCGTCGTCGTGGTGGTGACGCTGCGGCACGTGCCCGAGACGCGTGACCCGCAGGCCGCCCACCACCTCGACCTGGTCGGGACGGCGCTCGTGGTCGCCGGCCTGGGCGCGCTGACCTACGGGCTGACCGCCGCCGGCGAGGGCGGCGGGAGTCCGGCGGTGTGGGCCTGGGTCGCAACCGGGCTGGTCGCGCTGGGCGCCTTCGCCGCCGTCCAGCGCCGCTCGCCGGCCCCGCTGGTGCCCCCGGCGCTGTTCGCCTCCCGCCAGTTCACCGCCGCCAACGCCGTCACCCTGCTCGTCTACGCCCCGCTGGGCGTGGTGTTCGTGCTGCTCGTGCTGCACCTGCAGGTCGTCGCCGGCTTCGCCCCGCTGGCGGCGGGCACCGCGATGCTGCCGGTGACCGCGCTCATGCTGCTGTTCTCCGCCCGGGCCGGCGCGCTGGCCCAGCGGGTCGGCCCGCGCCCGCTGCTGACCGCCGGCCCGCTGGTCGCCGCGGGCGGGGTGCTGCTCATGGCCCGCATCGGCGAGGGCGCCTCCTGGGTGGTCGACGTCCTGCCCGCGGCCGTGGTGTTCGGGACCGGCCTCACCCTGCTGGTGGCCCCCCTGACCGCGACGGTCCTGGACTCCGCGCCCGACCGCTTCGCCGGCGCGGCCTCGGGGGTCAACAACGCCGTGGCCCGCGCCGCGGGGCTGCTCGCCGTCGCGGTGGTGCCCGGCCTCGCGGGGATCGGCGGCGCGGACTACACCGACGCGGCCGCCTTCGGTGCCGGCTTCCGGACGGCGATGCTCGTCTGCGCCGGACTGCTGGTCACCGGGGCGCTGGTGGCCGCGCTGCTGGTCCGCCGTCCGCTGGCCGGCGGCGGGGGAGGGGCGGGGGCCGACGCCGAACCCGCGCCCCGGCGGCTGCCGATCGAGGAGTGCGCGCACTGCGGGGTCAGCGGGCCCCAGGTGCACCCCCGCGAGCCGGTGTCCGGCGCGGGGGAGGCGCGGCGGTGAGCGCCACCCTGGACCAGCAGTCCACCGCCGGCGGGAGCGGGCTGCTGGCACGGGTGGCCCCGCTGCGCCGGCGGCTGCGCACCGAGGCGGGCAGCGCCGGGCTGCTGCTGCTCGCCACCGTCGCAGCGCTGCTGTGGGCCAACTCCCCGTTCGGCGACAGCTACGACACCTTCTGGCACACCGAGTTCGCCGTCCGGGTGGGCGGCGCCGAGCTCGCCCTGGACCTGCAGCACTGGGTCAACGACGGCCTGATGGTGTTCTTCTTCTTCGTCGTCGGCCTGGAGATCAAGCGCGAGCTGGTCATGGGCGAGCTCACCGACCGGCGCCGGGCCGCGGTGCCCGCCCTGGCCGCGGTCACCGGGCTGGTGGTGCCGGCGCTGGTCTACGTCGCGTTCACCCTCGGCGACGAGGCGGCCTCGGCCTGGGGCGTGGTCATCTCCACCGACACCGCGTTCCTGCTCGGGGTGCTCGCGCTGGTCGGGCCGGCCTGCCCCGCGCAGCTGCGGCTGTTCCTGCTCACCCTGGCCATCGCCGACGACGTCGGCGCGCTCACCGTGATCGCGCTGTTCTACACCGAGGACCTCGCGCTGGGCCCGCTGGCGGCCGCCGTGGTCGGGCTGGCGCTCATGGTCGGCCTGCGCTACCTCAACGTGTGGCGCGGCCCCGGCTACCTGGTGCTGGGCGTCGGGGTGTGGGTGGCCATGTACCTCTCCGGCGTGCACCCGACCCTGGCCGGGGTGGTCATCGCGCTGTTCACCCCCGCCTACCCGGCGCGGCGGGCCGAGGTGGAGGACGCCGCCCGGCGCGCGCGGGCCTACCAGCAGTCGCCGAACCCGGAGTTCGCCCGCGCCGCCCGGCTGTCGATCGACCGGTCGGTGTCGGCCAGCGAGCGGCTGCAGACGCTGTGGCAGCCGTGGACCAACTTCGTCATCGTCCCGGTGTTCGCGCTGGCCAACGCCGGTGTCCCGCTGAGCCCGGACACGCTGAGCACCGCGGCCACCTCCCCGGTCACCCTCGGCGTGGTCGCCGGGCTGGTGCTGGGCAAGCTCTTCGGCATCCTGGTGGGCACCGGGCTGGCGGTGCGGCTGCGGCTCGGCGAGCTCGCGCCCGGCCTGACCGGCCTGCAGCTGGCCGGCGGGGCGGCGCTGTCGGGCATCGGCTTCACCATCTCGTTGTTCATCGTCGACCTGGCCTTCGACGACGAGGCGCTGGCCGACCAGGCGCGGGTCGGCGTCCTGGCCGCCTCGCTGCTGGCGGCGCTGCTCGGCTGGGGGCTGTTCCGGGTCGCCGACCGCCGCCGTCCCGAGGGGGCCGGCGCGCGGCCGGTGCTGCTCGACCCGCCGGTCGACGTCACCCGGGACCACGTGCGCGGACCGGTCGACGCCCCGCTGACCCTGGTGGAGTACGGCGACTTCGAGTGCCCGTTCTGCGGCCGGGCCACCGGCACCGTGGAGGAGCTCCGCGAGCGCTTCGGCGACCGGCTGCGCTACGTCTTCCGGCACGTGCCCCTGGTCGACGTCCACCCGCACGCCCAGCTGGCCGCCGAGGCGGCGGAGGCCGCGGCCGCCCAGGGCCGGTTCTGGGAGATGCACGACCGGCTGTTCGCCGCCCAGGACCGGCTGCTGCCCGGCGACCTGCTGGACTCCGCGGCCGCGCTGGGCCTGGACGTGCAGCGCTTCGCCCGCGAGCTGGGCTCGGGCCGCTACGGCCGGCGGGTGGCCGACGACGTCGAGTCGGCCGAGGCCAGCGGCGTCGAGGGCACGCCGACCTTCTTCGTCGGCGGCCGCCGGCACACCGGCCCCTTCGACACCGACAGCCTGGCCGCCGCGCTGCTCGCCGCGGCGGGGGAGGACGGCGTGCCGCTGGACGGCGGGGCGACCCGGGCCGGCGCACCCGGGCCGGCGGTGCCGCTGATCGGCCCGCGGCGCGGCGGGGACCGGGGCACCCCGCTGGACGGCCCGACGACCGTGCCCGGCGACCTGCCCGAGACGCCGGACCGCGACGGCGCCTTCCCCCGGCTGACCGACGCCCAGCTGGCCCTGCTGGAGCGCAACGGGTCCCGTCGGCGCGTCCAGGCCGGTGACACCCTGTTCCGCGAGGGCGACCCCGGCTACGACTTCCAGGTGGTGCTGTCCGGGGCGGTGGCCGTCGTCGAGGACCTCGGCCGGGTCGACCAGCGGGTGATCTCGGTGCACGGGGAGCGGCGCTTCCTCGGCGAGCTGGACCTGTTCGACCCCGACCCCGTGTCGCTGACCGCGCTGGTCATCCGCCCCGGCGAGGTGGTGACCGTGCCGGACAGCCGCGTGCGCGAGGTGTTCACCGCCGACTCCGACCTCAAGGAGCTGGTGCTGCGCGCCTTCCTGGTGCGCCGCTCCCTGCTGCTGCAGCTCGCCGCGGACCTGCGCATCGTCGGCCGCGCCGGCTCGCCGGACAGCGCCCGGCTGCAGGACCTCGCCCGCGGCCGGCGGCTCGACGCGGTCTTCGTCGACCTCGACGGGGACGACGACGGCGCCGCGCTGCTGGCCGACCTCGACGTG
This window of the Geodermatophilus sp. DSM 44513 genome carries:
- a CDS encoding glutamine amidotransferase; the protein is MRPFLLLASRAEDEAADDEYAAFLRATGLDEPQLRRVRLEAGPLPPLDPGAHAGVFLGGGPFNASDPAEAKSAVQRRVEAELSALLDQVVARDLPFLGACYGIGTLGTHQGGVVDRTHGEPISCVPVTLTDAGRADPLFDGVPEVFDALVGHKEACRVLPASAVLLATSPGCPVQVFRVGRNVYATQFHPELDVAGVVTRVRVYQHAGYFPPAEMEDLITRVSRAVVTEPSRLLANFVARYG
- the nhaA gene encoding Na+/H+ antiporter NhaA, producing MSATLDQQSTAGGSGLLARVAPLRRRLRTEAGSAGLLLLATVAALLWANSPFGDSYDTFWHTEFAVRVGGAELALDLQHWVNDGLMVFFFFVVGLEIKRELVMGELTDRRRAAVPALAAVTGLVVPALVYVAFTLGDEAASAWGVVISTDTAFLLGVLALVGPACPAQLRLFLLTLAIADDVGALTVIALFYTEDLALGPLAAAVVGLALMVGLRYLNVWRGPGYLVLGVGVWVAMYLSGVHPTLAGVVIALFTPAYPARRAEVEDAARRARAYQQSPNPEFARAARLSIDRSVSASERLQTLWQPWTNFVIVPVFALANAGVPLSPDTLSTAATSPVTLGVVAGLVLGKLFGILVGTGLAVRLRLGELAPGLTGLQLAGGAALSGIGFTISLFIVDLAFDDEALADQARVGVLAASLLAALLGWGLFRVADRRRPEGAGARPVLLDPPVDVTRDHVRGPVDAPLTLVEYGDFECPFCGRATGTVEELRERFGDRLRYVFRHVPLVDVHPHAQLAAEAAEAAAAQGRFWEMHDRLFAAQDRLLPGDLLDSAAALGLDVQRFARELGSGRYGRRVADDVESAEASGVEGTPTFFVGGRRHTGPFDTDSLAAALLAAAGEDGVPLDGGATRAGAPGPAVPLIGPRRGGDRGTPLDGPTTVPGDLPETPDRDGAFPRLTDAQLALLERNGSRRRVQAGDTLFREGDPGYDFQVVLSGAVAVVEDLGRVDQRVISVHGERRFLGELDLFDPDPVSLTALVIRPGEVVTVPDSRVREVFTADSDLKELVLRAFLVRRSLLLQLAADLRIVGRAGSPDSARLQDLARGRRLDAVFVDLDGDDDGAALLADLDVTEADLPVVVWRGGRVLRNPTDEELIAAVESGA
- a CDS encoding MFS transporter: MARSAVGPDGGLRMGTPQGRWVLLATVLGSGLAMLDATVVNVALERIGTDLDAGFSGLQWTVNAYTLTLASLILLGGSLGDRLGRRRVFLVGTVWFAAASLLCGLAPDVETLVVARALQGVGGALLTPGSLAIISASFHGADRAAAVGAWSGLGGVAGAVGPFVGGWLVGIDWRLVFLVNLPLAAVVVVVTLRHVPETRDPQAAHHLDLVGTALVVAGLGALTYGLTAAGEGGGSPAVWAWVATGLVALGAFAAVQRRSPAPLVPPALFASRQFTAANAVTLLVYAPLGVVFVLLVLHLQVVAGFAPLAAGTAMLPVTALMLLFSARAGALAQRVGPRPLLTAGPLVAAGGVLLMARIGEGASWVVDVLPAAVVFGTGLTLLVAPLTATVLDSAPDRFAGAASGVNNAVARAAGLLAVAVVPGLAGIGGADYTDAAAFGAGFRTAMLVCAGLLVTGALVAALLVRRPLAGGGGGAGADAEPAPRRLPIEECAHCGVSGPQVHPREPVSGAGEARR